The genomic stretch ttttttttttttttaaaaaaaaaatgtttccaaTATTTGTCTGTTACttgacacaaaaataaaaataaaaaaataaaaagccgtGGGTGACATAACCATATATCGAATGTAAaggggaaaaaggaaaataaaatttaacaaaatcccTTAATTAATAAGGATATTGTACAATTTTATTGGTAGATATCCAAAATCTAAGGTTGGTCAGGTTggtaattttttacatgatccGTGAATCTGACACTAACTCAACACGCTTAACCCTTTAGTGACCtgcataaattattattattaatttttttactattaaaactaaaaatcctaaaagcctaaaattcattttcatataaattaGTATGTCGTGTTACCAGCTAGTTTAAAtgagtcgtgtcaaaattgaaatactTAACCCGTTTAAATCAAATTGACCCATAAATCAACCCGATACCAATCTTCCTAAGATTCTTGTTTGGTAAGAGCTTATTTGTGGCTTGTACCCTGAAGGGCCATATTGTGTAGGAGGCCCACTATTTTGAATCCAAATGAAGAACATGTTGGCTGGTACCATTTTCGAgtgtatttttcatttattgtaTAAAGAATTTTTAGGTAATTAGAAGCCAATAATGCAGGGCGATAGGCAATAGATATTAGTGGAGGGGACTCACATGGGCAGCACATGGGGTCGGAGAAGCACATGAAAACATGCTTTGCGTACTCTCTTTATCATCCAAGATAAACATGCTTCCAGCTTGGCATTTTGTCTCTTGATTACCATTTTCTCAAATTACCCTCCATTTATTAGGTAAATTTGGGATTTGGGGTAAACTGTGTCATTATGAAAAAATTGTGGGTATagaaatggttttttttttttttgaattcttaaaTTACGACTGGAGAATGGAGTagagaagaaaacaacaaaacaaaacataagacATAAAACAGGCTGAGCATTTCAACAATAAGTGCCAATATAACCAATTCAgtacatgaaaataaataaaaaagaaatgtgcCAAATGAATGGTAGGCCCATATGTTTTCTTGACACAGAAACTAAGAAAATTGACTACCAATTAAGACGGTTTGTGTTGGCCCATCCTCACGACCCACATACAGGAGAGGAGGGGTCATAGGGATAGGGTCCCTAGCAACACCTCCCCCGCGCGAatccactaattttttttaatggaatataCACAAAAGAGTAGTTTGTTAAAACCGCAAAGCACATGGACAAACAaatattaaaccctaaaaataataacaattaacaaCCTAATTACCTAATTGCAAAGCATGGGTATTTCGGTCACCCCATGAAAATGTTTACAACATGGGAAATGCCGGCTAGTTAAGACAAAGGTGGTGGGGGTATAAAAAAAGGTGATAGCGGCCGGATAACAAAATTCGTAGGGTTGCCCATTATTTAAGAAAAGCCACAAAATGACATCTTTGCTGTAAAGTCActtctcctcttcttcattgtgaCGCCTCCATTTATTGTCCTATATATCTATATTTAACCCTGTGTTTCCAATACTATATGTATGCCCTAACCAGTCATTTGGGCCACCACAAGAAGTACCTTTTTGAGTATCATATACAGTTTCCATGCATaaggaattttatttatttatttatttaaaaataacattaaaaattacatttttattttacaattatccTAAATCCTCGATGTTAAGGTCATTGCGACATGAGAGAGGTTGAGATAGGGAGAACGCAGCATGATGTGAGATTtgagaggagaaaaagaaaaaacctaaattaaACGCTATACCAGTTACCAAAGGTCCAAATCGACATTGTTTTGGtataattgtttatatatataacggtATGCGGTGAAAGattttatgaaataatatttcttCCTTACTAATATTCACGAGCTTCTCATGTATTTATAGAATCAGATATCCTAGCTAGTTTGACATATACTAGGCTATAACATAAAAAACCTTATTCAActaactacataaattaatagtaCTTATTACATCTAATTTCTATGTTATTGGAGTGGGTGTAAACTGTAGACTTCTGCATTGGATAAACTTAATCTTCAACATGTGGATGCCGTTATTAATTGCTTTCGCTTATCCTAAACCGTTATCTTCATCCTTATATGCGGTTAATTAGTTCCTGCATATACAGAtatagcggttagtggcaattaATAACGACATGTTTGTACAATCAGTACTTATATATTATCCCTTTATTGGGGGTTTTTAGATGACAAATCAACTTTATGTGACAGCTGGTAATGTTTGGTGGTTGAGGTCATCACGTCCATATGCCTGTCCCTTAAACTCAACCTGCCAGcttgaaaaataaacataaacacaaattaatgaaaaatactaaGCATGTTTGGATATAATCCCCATTATAATATGTGGCTACAAATTTTGATTCTGGGTGTCGGTAGATCTTATCAAAAGCCAATTTGGGCTGGAAAAAGCTCTAATGCAGCACGCGATGCACGTATTTTGTGTAGGGTCTTAAGTTCCAGCGACAGAATAAGATAGATTGCACTGATCAAGcaaaaaacatatttatatcAAATCCTAAAGCAAGCATGAAGTGTaaagctttcttcttcttttcttttctttttttttttttattaaaaaaaaagaaaggagttAATATGTACATATTTGTAGGGTTAGTTACATTTTTAGTACCTAGGATtttacgtttttattttttcccacctaggtttcaattcgtatcacaGATGGTACCTGATTTATAGATAAATACCACTTTAGTACCTCCATCACCATTTCATCAGCCAAACTAACGGACTGCAAtgggagtggtttcggccaccacCTTTTTGGCCATTGTGGGTGGcgaaccacctccaagggcctTAATtaggagtggttcggccacttcTAGACGGGCAAcagggggtggccacccccatgcAGCAGtcaattaatttggatgactaAATGGTAACAAAGGTACTAAAttggtatttacccataagtcagATACCATCTGtaatacaaattgaaacctaggtgtaaaaaaataaaaacgtgaaaatttaggtactaaaaaggtaattaacgtATATTTGTATTTGGCAAAATAATGTAGATTAAATTTACTGTATTTTGATTCTAAGAGCAAACGAAATTGTTAGATGCActccaattttaaattttgaccaaGATTCAAATGAAATGCAGAGTATCGTTTTCCATAAGCAAACACATTCTGGTTGATTTTGAATGCTCAAAAATTGTAGATAGATTTATTATACCATTAAAAGGGTAATGTTACTCTACACACCCATTTTATATCACCCGACGCGACATATTTTAAGTAGCTTCTCATATcagacaataaaataaaataaaatgtaagtTACTTAAAATACGCAACATCagccaatataaaattagtatgATAAATCGTATTACTCTGGTCAGAATTCATTATTTGAGAGATCTAAAAGAAATTGTGTTAAAGTTGCGATGCTTGCCTGTCCCAAGATTAGTACATGAAGCTTGGTATTGACCCAGATCACATGTCTCAAACGTGAATCCAACGAGCCAGTTCTAAATTCACAATTCTCTGTATGTTTGGAACAATGTCAGCATATTCTAATGCTATAAATCAACATTGCAAATCCATGTTATGTCACCCAAATGTATGGAATCAAAACACATGCAAGACCTCCCAAAAAGTGGGCCCTTCAACTACAATCACTAATTTCCCACATGTAATCACATGATGGGTATGGCATGCCATCACCATTGTCATAATAAATCAGCCGAAAACCCCAAagtttttcaataaaaagacactAATCCACCTATGTTCCCTCCTTCACAAgttaagttttgaaattaaaaatcattACCCAATTCAAAATCACAAACTTTTGATTCATAAAGAACACAAACCCACTAATAGAGACTTCCCAATCattgtttaaaaagtaatattatcaGTAAACTGTTATACAACTGTCACGTTATCTCAGTAATACTATCAGTCTTATGTAAATTAATTGAGGGTGTTTTGGTCCATTAAAGTACCTACCAATTAACGACCACTATATATGAGAAGCTATGACCCAACAGAATTTCGAACTCAGAGAATTCAAAACCACCTCAACAATGGCGGATTTAGAGAACCCAGATGTGATGCCAAAGCTCATAGCATTTCTGTCTTCTCTTCTCCAAAGAGTGGCGGAGTCCAACGATCTCAACCCTCGGCTCCAACCGCAGAAAATCTCAGTCTTCCATGGCCTCACTCGCCCTAACATCTCCATCCAAAGCTACCTGGAGAGAATTTTCAAGTACGCCAATTGCAGCCCCTCTTGCTTCGTTGTGGCATACGTTTATCTCGATCGCTTTGCTCAAAGGCAAGCTGCTTTGCCTATCAATTCCTTCAACGTTCATCGTCTGCTAATTACAAGTGTCATGGTGGCTGCAAAATTCATGGATGATATGTAAGTTTTCAagttattgttttgattttccaTGACCTTTTTCTAGATaaattttctatctttttctagAAATTAAGATTGTGTTTCAAATTTCTGTGGAATCATAATTAATCTGATAATATCTATAATAATCTTTGTAATAGAATTAATGTTTGCGTGTGGGAATATATACGGCCATGTGAAAACCTGGTTCTCTTACAGATTGCCAACCAAGATGCATATGATTTCAGCAATTTTACAAATAACTTTGAAGTCAATGAAGATTATAAAAAGATTGCCTTTTGTCACTTCATTTGAATGGCCTTTGTTGgaactagtggctcatattagAAGATCAATGGTTGGCCAAGTAGACGGGGCGGAGTGAACGGAGCAAAGCAAAATTCACGGAgggggtattttggagattttcaaaatacagtcgtacaattagggttttcttatatatatgctATGACATAACTCTAAATCATTAATATCAAAAATATAACTGTACTCTCTGTGACAATGTAGACATATTGCCGAATCACGTTAAATTTGTGTCTCGACTTTTTTATAATCTCTCTTTAATTCCATATTAGTCATCATTGTTGTTTACGATAACAACAGCCTTACATAATTTGATAGGCATAGATGAAATGAAagtttgatatcatgttaaatcacgagttatctcaaaagtttaaactgatcgATGACAATAGtagatgaaaataaatatgGTAAATTCTTTTTGGTAATTATGTatctaaatattaaattattgtttatgCTGTGAAATTCTTCAGGTTCTACAACAATGCTTACTATGCAAAAGTAGGAGGAATCAGCACAACAGAAATGAAGTTTCTTGAAGTGGACTTCCTATTTGGCTTGGGCTTCCGATTAAATGTGACACCCACCACCTTCCACACCTACTGCTCCTACCTCCAAAGAGAGATTATTCTGCAGCAACCTCCTGTTATTGTAGCAGAACCTTCTCTAAATTTAGGGAGATCACTAAAAGCCCACTTGTGCTTCAATGAGGATGAACCCTCCTCCCATCAGAAGCAACAACTAGCTATTTAACCTCTAATTCATGCACATGATCTCTAAATGTAGTTTAGACATAGAGGTAGTTTcctttttctctatattttggGTTGGCCAAACGAGCACTTGACTTTTGTGTACTAAGCCGATCGAATCCAAATCTCCAGCACTTTACTGTCTAGATTGTAACAAATGTAAGAAAGTTTTTATAAGAATCAATCACCCGTTCAAACAGATCTTGGACAATCCACTCACTAGTTGGAGCAAGTAGGTTGTATCATATAGACTCTTATATTTGTTACGGAAATTACTAACAGTTCGGACCGCAAAATCGTTGGAATATGTATTCTTgtttttattctcattttacCTTTTGGGTGCTTCGGATTTGAAGTTATTTGCTATGTACAGATGGGAGTTTCCGCTTTACAGACTGGCTATCAATTTCTAAATTGTTAAATCTGTGGCTCATACTTGCTCTTATCCACTATTGGGTTCTCCAGCTTCTTGGATTGCCTTATGTGTTGAGGTGGCAAAAGAATTAAGGTAAAGGGCAGTCTGGTAATTTGGGTAAATGGCAGTTTGGTAATTTTGGTAGctttcaaaagaatcaaaagaatTAGGGTACACGAGCGACTGAGCGAGTACACGAGTACAAATTGTTGGGGTTGTTTTCGGTAGGAATGACAGTTTCTTCTATTTAACAGTTGTACAGATTCTATAAAGGGAACAGACAACATGTGCAATCATGGGCAACTAGTTgggtgaagagagagagagagagtgcaagTGCATGGCAGCAGAAAAATGCTggcaatgtttttttttttttgttttgaacaaataatctaaaatataaaaccttttttttatatatataaatgtgtcTATTCTTGAGAAAGTAGATTTTAACTTTTATTGTATTAAGCtctaacttattatttaaaatattaaataattttcctaaaaaaagtTAGGATAATTATATGACCACTctaaatagagaaaaagtaagTGCACCGTCGTACTAATCTAGTAGGGCtgtttgcctatatatataaaaagtggtTATTAGTTTTAATAACCTTTAACCGCCGGTTATAAAAGAACTGTTAACCACTTAAGCAGaattattaaaattcaatatttattgcggttagcgattttagccaACAAATTCTAACCGCAACTATTTGTACACCCCATAAGAAAGTAGTAAGAGTAGCTTCTTTTGCCTAGTGGCCCAACTCACCACAAACACCCAAAATTCTTTCCTTCTTCGCCGTTGTGGGCTTGGATTGAGGGTTTGATTTTGGTTGGGTTGCTTGGATATGGTGTTcaacaaaagaataaattaaaaaaagtaatatttaaataaaatagatagtaGAATAGATAATATGTTTGAGCACATATAAAAAAAGGTAGTAGTTCAAATagaaatttatactttttcacTAAGTATTTTAGCTACTATTGTTGATGAtgctcttagagcattcacattgagttggctattttgttgagccatGTAACTAAAAACACTCCCAATCTTGCTAGCTACAAATGGTCAAGCCATTGTTGAGCAGCAACACTCTTCAAATTGGACAGCTACAAATAGTCAAACTATTGTTGAGCAGCTACCGTACGTGCTCAGCAAATATGCACTGACTTCCGACTACTttttattgaataataaaaCACTACACTACAACGCCTTTTACAAGGCCGCCAAACCTAAACATCATTGGACTTAGAAGTTAGAACCCTAAAACAGAGTTCCACTTAACTTAACAGACAAGTAAATAAAACACACGGGATAACACCAGACGTTTAACTCTTTAGTGTTGGTAGTAGAACTAGAACTGCATAATTAACGGGGCGATGCACCATGATTCTGTCACgcttcaaaattcaatagtgatctgTCCTGATCGAATTCAGCAGTAATTTTGAAAGATAATATATAGCCAAGGGGGGACCCATGTGCTAGGGTGGGGATGAATgttcccccaaaatttttactattcttttctaaaaaaattacatatttaatgAATTCGTCCTcccaaaaatgatatatttatccccccaaaattaatatattatgcGTTATTccgtttgtaattttttttccttagccATCTTCTTCACATCTCTCCTTTTTccttgcatttatttatttattttgtgtatttttaGTGCAAAAATGtggaatatgatgaaaatatctgtttttattttattttttgagtgattatttAGCAGTCATTTGAGTTTACAATATTTAGTTATTTCCAATTTTCTTAACTCTATAGATCGtgtgttagtttattttgttaattttttatactattATGTGTTTATGATGctatgagattaaatttaatatttctatatttttattttatacaaacaCGCACAAACACACATATAGAGAAAttagatatatttatataactCAATGTTCACAACttatcaaaaaccaaaaaaaaaaaaacaaaaaaagcaaaaaaatttgtCCCAGCATAAATTCTGGTTCCGCCTTAATATAAAGCATCAATTCTTCTCGATCACTTtatttttacactttttaaaaagATGACACATTATGACAAGAATAGATGCAGAAAATGCAAAGGTGTTAGAAATCAACAGACATTTGTTTGACGCATAAATTGCCCTCCCGGCGATATGTCCGTCCTTGTCATCTTGCCAAGTCCCGCCGGGAGGGTTCACTGCGGCTTGAAACGTCACTGCTGCAATCAGTGGGGTGTCTCTTCCTTCTTCAAATTGGAAGAATCTAAGCCAGCTCTTTGGAGGTGGTGGGGGAGTTGTATgatccattttt from Corylus avellana chromosome ca1, CavTom2PMs-1.0 encodes the following:
- the LOC132167171 gene encoding cyclin-U4-1-like; this translates as MADLENPDVMPKLIAFLSSLLQRVAESNDLNPRLQPQKISVFHGLTRPNISIQSYLERIFKYANCSPSCFVVAYVYLDRFAQRQAALPINSFNVHRLLITSVMVAAKFMDDMFYNNAYYAKVGGISTTEMKFLEVDFLFGLGFRLNVTPTTFHTYCSYLQREIILQQPPVIVAEPSLNLGRSLKAHLCFNEDEPSSHQKQQLAI